One region of Rana temporaria chromosome 11, aRanTem1.1, whole genome shotgun sequence genomic DNA includes:
- the LOC120917241 gene encoding 4-galactosyl-N-acetylglucosaminide 3-alpha-L-fucosyltransferase FUT6-like: MKPAQSSSRSHYFTIFLIQTLVAFILFSYNHISNKPIRNEVSLMTNCTDSAAPSKPELIFTVLLWTWPFGGQFHLDECPKPFGTKCLLTANRSLYNTANAVIIHHRDVCQSRQQMPQMPRPEGQYWVWFTLESPSHNPNLHFMDKLINLTMSYRSDSDIYTPYGWLERNEVAANYTIPKKSHLVAWLVSNWNPNSRRVKFYNDLKNYILIDIYGQQHLPLARDKTITVVSKYKFYFAFENSIHTDYITEKLWSNAFHSGCVPVVLGPPRENYERFIPSDSFIHVDDFANAKELASYLLELDKNDQKYQEYFKWREKLKPVEDVSWIVHYCKACVELQTAPSYRTISSLGKWFT, translated from the coding sequence ATGAAGCCAGCACAGTCATCATCACGTTCTCATTATTTCACTATATTTCTCATCCAAACTTTAGTTGCCTTTATATTATTCAGTTATAATCATATTAGTAATAAACCTATCAGAAATGAGGTATCCCTCATGACCAACTGCACTGATTCTGCAGCTCCCTCCAAGCCTGAATTGATTTTCACTGTCTTGTTATGGACGTGGCCTTTTGGTGGCCAGTTCCATTTAGACGAGTGTCCAAAACCCTTTGGTACTAAATGCCTGCTTACGGCCAACCGTAGCTTATATAACACAGCAAATGCAGTCATTATTCATCACAGGGATGTATGTCAATCCAGACAGCAGATGCCACAGATGCCAAGGCCTGAAGGACAATATTGGGTGTGGTTTACTTTGGAATCTCCAAGTCATAATCCAAACCTGCACTTCATGGACAAACTCATCAACCTCACTATGTCCTACCGCAGTGACTCTGATATCTATACTCCTTATGGATGGTTAGAACGGAATGAAGTTGCTGCTAATTATACAATCCCAAAAAAGTCTCATCTGGTGGCTTGGCTTGTCAGTAACTGGAACCCCAATTCCAGACGGGTCAAGTTTTATAATGACTTAAAGAATTATATACTAATAGATATTTATGGTCAACAACATCTCCCTTTAGCCAGGGATAAAACAATTACAGTTGTCTCTAAATATAAGTTCTACTTTGCCTTTGAGAACTCAATACATACAGACTATATAACAGAAAAACTGTGGAGTAATGCATTTCATTCGGGATGTGTCCCCGTGGTTCTCGGCCCACCCCGAGAAAACTATGAGAGATTTATTCCAtctgattcattcattcatgtggaCGACTTTGCCAATGCAAAAGAGCTGGCTTCCTACCTGCTTGAACTGGACAAAAATGATCAGAAATACCAGGAATACTTCAAATGGAGAGAAAAACTGAAGCCAGTGGAAGATGTTTCTTGGATTGTGCATTACTGCAAAGCATGTGTAGAACTACAAACTGCCCCTTCGTATAGAACCATATCAAGTCTTGGTAAATGGTTCACATGA